TCCTGGTGACAGAGGAAGCCTTGGACCTGGACTCGCTGCTGGCTGGCCTCACGCTTCCGACGACCGGCGCCGCATGTGTCTTCAGCGGTATGGTGCGAGAGCACACCTCGGGCGAGGCGCCGCATCAGACCCTGCATCTGGAATATGAAGCTTATCCCGAGATGGCGCGCGAGAAGATGACCCAGGTGGCTGACGAGATCCGCGCCCGCTGGCCGAGCATTGAGGGCATCGGACTCGTCCAACGGATTGGCCGCCTGCTACCTGGGACGCCGACCGTGCTAATCGCCTGCACCGCTGCCCACCGGGACACGGGGGTCTTTGAGGCCGCCCGATACGGCATCGATCGGTTGAAGCAAATCGTGCCGGTGTGGAAGAAAGAGGTCGGCCCCGACGCCGAGGAGTGGGTGGAGGGCGCGTACATCCCGACCCCGGATGACCGGCGCCGGTGAAGCCCGACCTCGGCTCCCAACCCAGCTTCCGCTGCCTGGGATGCGGCACCCTCCATCCTCCGAGCGGTTTCCCCCACCTATGTCCCGCGTGTGGGGGCTTGTACACCCTCCCCGCAGAATCAATCTCTCTGCCTCCCGCCTGGGGTCCCTTGGGAAAGGGCGGCCTGCTTCGCTACCGCGCCTCGCTCCCGCTGGCAACCGAGATCCCTCTGACCAGCCTGGGCGAGGGCAACACACCGCTGCTGCCAATCCCGGGTCGCGATCGTCAGGTCTACTTCAAGCTTGAGCACCTGAATCCCACCGGCTCGTACAAGGATCGGGGGACGGTGGTTCTGGCAAGCGCGCTGGCGCACGCCGGCGTGCGCCAGGTGGCTGAGGATTCATCCGGAAACGCCGGGGCATCCCTGGCGGCGTACGCGGCGCGGCTGGGGATTGCCGCCAAGATCTTCGTGCCCGAAGCGGCCTCCGGCCCAAAGCGGCAGCAGATCGCCGGTTACGGCGCAGAAGTGGTGGCCGTAGCCGGGCCGCGTTCGCTGGCGGCCCAAGCGGTCCTGGAAGCCGTCGGGCAGGGCGAAGTCTATGCCAGCCACGTCTACCAGCCGCACGCGCTGGGAGGGTACGCCACGATTGCTTACGAGATCGTCGAACAGCTCGGCCAGGCGCCGGGCTCGGTTCTGATGCCGGTCGGCCATGGGTCGCTGCTGCTCGGGCTGTGGTTGGGATTCGAGGCCTTGCTGCTACATCACCGGATCGAACGACTCCCTCGGCTGATTGGCGTGCAGGCCGCCGCCTGTGCACCGGTGTGGGCGGTGTACCACGGGGGAGCGGCGGCGCTGTCGCTCGTCACCGAGGGCGAGACCCTGGCCGAGGGAATCCGCGTGCGCAATCCCCTTCGGGGCGATCAGGTGTTGGGCGCCATCGAGAAGTCGAAGGGAGCCATGGCGGTCGTTGAAGAAGGGCGGATTCATGCCGCTCAGCAAGAGCTGGCACGTGCCGGCATCGATATGGAACCCACTTCAGCCGTCATCTGGCCGGCGATGGACGATCTGTGGCCTGACCTGGATCCACCGATCGTCGCCATCATTACTGGCGCAGGATGGAAGGCCCGCCCCTGACCTGGGTGACCTCGGCGGCGCGGGCATCGTTGCAGACCGATTGATCTGAGGCAGAGCCATGACGACTCGCGTGGTCATTACCGGTATGGGAACCGTCAACCCGGTTGGGCAATCGGTCCAGGACAGCTGGGATAGCCTGTGCGCCGGGCGCTCGGGAGTCGGGCCGATCACGCTGTTTGCTGTGGACGACCTGCCCGTGCGCATCGCGGCCGAGGTCAAGGACTGGGCACCCGAGCGATTCATGGACGCCAAGGAGGCGCGCCGACGGGATCGGTTCCAGCAGTTCGCCAGCGCCGCCGCCAAGGAGGCCCTCTCCCAGGCGGGACTGCTGGGTCAGGTGGACGGCGGGCGCGTGGCGGTGGTTGTGTCGTCGGCCATCGGCGGCCTCGCCACGATCGAGCTCGGTTTCCGGGCATTTATCGAGCAGGGGCCGCGCAAGATCAGCCCGTTCTACATCCCGATGATGATGTCCAACGGAGCCGCCAGCCTGATCGGGATCGACTATGGATTGCGCGGCCCGAGCTTCTCCGTCGCCTCGGCCTGCGCCTCGGGATCGGATGCGATCGGCCTGGCCGCGCTCTTGATCCGCAGCGGCCGGGCGGATGCCGCCATCGCCGGCGGCTCCGAGGCGACGATCACCCTGATCGGTGTCCTCCCGTTTGACCGGACAGGCGCCCTCTCGCGCCGAAATGAGGACTACAGTATGACCCCGGCACCCTTCGACAAGAACCGGCACGGCCTGGTGATGGCTGAAGGCGCAGGGATTCTGGTCCTCGAACGGTTGGAGCATGCTCAAGCCCGCGGGGCGCCGATCCTGGCGGAGTTGATCGGGCATGGCGCCACGGCCGACGCCTTCCACATCACGGCCCCGGCCGAACACGGCGAGGGGGGCGCCGAAGCTATCCGCCTGGCGCTCGCCGACGCTGACCTGGCGCCTGCCGATGTGGACTACATCAACGCCCATGGCACCGGAACCCAGCTCAACGATCTGGCGGAAACACTGGCGATCAAGGCCGCCCTGGGCGGCGAGGCCTACCGGATCCCGGTCAGCTCGACCAAGTCGATGACCGGTCACATGATGGGTGCCACCGGCGCCCTGGAAGCGATCGTCTGTGTCCAGGCCATCCTGACACAGACCCTGCCCCCGACGATGCACTATCAGACCCCCGATCCTGCTTGCGACCTGGACTACGTGCCCAACCAGGCTCGCCC
This region of Anaerolineales bacterium genomic DNA includes:
- the fabF gene encoding beta-ketoacyl-ACP synthase II; protein product: MTTRVVITGMGTVNPVGQSVQDSWDSLCAGRSGVGPITLFAVDDLPVRIAAEVKDWAPERFMDAKEARRRDRFQQFASAAAKEALSQAGLLGQVDGGRVAVVVSSAIGGLATIELGFRAFIEQGPRKISPFYIPMMMSNGAASLIGIDYGLRGPSFSVASACASGSDAIGLAALLIRSGRADAAIAGGSEATITLIGVLPFDRTGALSRRNEDYSMTPAPFDKNRHGLVMAEGAGILVLERLEHAQARGAPILAELIGHGATADAFHITAPAEHGEGGAEAIRLALADADLAPADVDYINAHGTGTQLNDLAETLAIKAALGGEAYRIPVSSTKSMTGHMMGATGALEAIVCVQAILTQTLPPTMHYQTPDPACDLDYVPNQARPAKVEVTLSNAFGFGGHNSVLAIRRFDG
- a CDS encoding molybdenum cofactor biosynthesis protein MoaE → MLQIKVTYFATIKQQTGVTNEVVSLDPEASLHDLLQTLTRLHPSLEVSLPTAVVAVNREFADRSRRLLPGDEVAVFPPVSGGGAGPTVVLVTEEALDLDSLLAGLTLPTTGAACVFSGMVREHTSGEAPHQTLHLEYEAYPEMAREKMTQVADEIRARWPSIEGIGLVQRIGRLLPGTPTVLIACTAAHRDTGVFEAARYGIDRLKQIVPVWKKEVGPDAEEWVEGAYIPTPDDRRR
- a CDS encoding pyridoxal-phosphate dependent enzyme produces the protein MGKGGLLRYRASLPLATEIPLTSLGEGNTPLLPIPGRDRQVYFKLEHLNPTGSYKDRGTVVLASALAHAGVRQVAEDSSGNAGASLAAYAARLGIAAKIFVPEAASGPKRQQIAGYGAEVVAVAGPRSLAAQAVLEAVGQGEVYASHVYQPHALGGYATIAYEIVEQLGQAPGSVLMPVGHGSLLLGLWLGFEALLLHHRIERLPRLIGVQAAACAPVWAVYHGGAAALSLVTEGETLAEGIRVRNPLRGDQVLGAIEKSKGAMAVVEEGRIHAAQQELARAGIDMEPTSAVIWPAMDDLWPDLDPPIVAIITGAGWKARP